The Syngnathoides biaculeatus isolate LvHL_M chromosome 6, ASM1980259v1, whole genome shotgun sequence genome has a window encoding:
- the si:ch73-62b13.1 gene encoding carbohydrate sulfotransferase 1-like isoform X2 has product MECSWKTVLLLVCASLGVQYTAIRTLRDSLSGPCQSGFQCQNRHHRESNWKTLCDESWISMESPRKHILLFATTRSGSSFTGQLLNQHPEIFYMFEPLYHVQQAFTNSSGRIRRTLDRRALLGAYRDLLLNLYNCELHFMESYIRPEPQDHVTNSFFRRSSSHALCSPPVCLEGGYGATPDLPEESWCNKNCGMLNLTLASKSCLSKGQVAIKTVRIPEVGDLRTLVEDPRLDLKIIHLVRDPRAILASRMTAFSDQFRAWKIWNATGRQPRYVDLSQITSTCKDMVASAEEGLQRPTWLQGRYLLVRYEDLAINPKHKANELYQFIGLEMEDRVQTWIERNTNSNLSAPFEWNYKYSTTRDSRTTAESWRLRLGYDIARTVQNLCNKTLALLGYKRVHSAAQLRNLSYSLVEHITF; this is encoded by the exons ATGGAGTGCTCCTGGAAGACTGTGTTGCTGCTGGTGTGCGCTTCATTGGGGGTCCAATACACGGCCATTCGCACCCTGAGGGATTCGCTCTCCGGACCCTGTCAGAGCGGCTTCCAGTGTCAGAACAGACATCACAGAG aaTCCAATTGGAAAACCTTGTGTGATGAGAGCTGGATATCCATGGAATCCCCCCGGAAGCATATCCTGCTCTTTGCCACCACCCGGAGTGGTTCATCTTTCACCGGTCAGCTGCTCAACCAGCACCCTGAAATCTTTTACATGTTTGAACCCCTCTACCACGTCCAGCAGGCCTTCACAAACTCCAGTGGCAGGATCCGTCGTACTTTGGACCGCCGGGCCCTGCTAGGAGCATACAGAGACCTCCTGCTCAACTTGTACAACTGTGAGCTTCACTTTATGGAGAGTTACATTCGCCCCGAGCCCCAAGACCATGTCACTAATTCCTTCTTTCGTAGAAGTTCAAGCCATGCCCTTTGTTCTCCTCCAGTGTGTCTGGAAGGAGGGTATGGAGCAACACCTGATCTACCTGAAGAAAGTTGGTGCAACAAGAATTGCGGCATGTTGAACCTTACCTTAGCGTCAAAGTCGTGTCTATCAAAAGGCCAGGTAGCCATTAAGACTGTTCGGATCCCTGAGGTGGGGGACCTGAGAACTTTGGTCGAAGATCCACGTCTGGACCTAAAGATCATCCACCTGGTGAGGGACCCTAGAGCCATTCTCGCCTCACGCATGACAGCGTTTTCAGATCAGTTCCGTGCTTGGAAAATATGGAATGCGACAGGGCGCCAACCGCGATACGTGGACCTATCGCAGATAACGAGTACCTGCAAGGACATGGTGGCGTCAGCAGAAGAAGGCCTGCAGAGACCAACTTGGCTGCAGGGCCGCTACCTCTTAGTAAGGTATGAAGACCTTGCAATAAACCCAAAGCACAAGGCCAATGAGCTCTACCAGTTTATTGGCCTAGAGATGGAGGATAGAGTGCAGACATGGATTGAAAGGAACACCAACAGCAATTTGTCGGCTCCATTCGAATGGAATTACAAGTACTCCACCACCAGAGACTCTAGAACGACGGCTGAGAGTTGGAGGCTTCGTCTGGGATATGATATTGCCAGAACTGTGCAGAATCTGTGTAACAAAACTTTGGCCCTCCTGGGATACAAACGTGTTCATTCTGCAGCCCAATTAAGAAACTTGTCCTATAGTTTAGTTGAACACATTACATTTTAA
- the si:ch73-62b13.1 gene encoding carbohydrate sulfotransferase 1-like isoform X1, whose protein sequence is MTKSIRMDSCVCVCLISLKDVKPKVWRNRMECSWKTVLLLVCASLGVQYTAIRTLRDSLSGPCQSGFQCQNRHHRESNWKTLCDESWISMESPRKHILLFATTRSGSSFTGQLLNQHPEIFYMFEPLYHVQQAFTNSSGRIRRTLDRRALLGAYRDLLLNLYNCELHFMESYIRPEPQDHVTNSFFRRSSSHALCSPPVCLEGGYGATPDLPEESWCNKNCGMLNLTLASKSCLSKGQVAIKTVRIPEVGDLRTLVEDPRLDLKIIHLVRDPRAILASRMTAFSDQFRAWKIWNATGRQPRYVDLSQITSTCKDMVASAEEGLQRPTWLQGRYLLVRYEDLAINPKHKANELYQFIGLEMEDRVQTWIERNTNSNLSAPFEWNYKYSTTRDSRTTAESWRLRLGYDIARTVQNLCNKTLALLGYKRVHSAAQLRNLSYSLVEHITF, encoded by the exons atgacaaaatcaATCAGAATggattcttgtgtgtgtgtgtgtctcatcaGTTTGAAGGATGTAAAGCCAAAGGTGTGGAGGAACAGGATGGAGTGCTCCTGGAAGACTGTGTTGCTGCTGGTGTGCGCTTCATTGGGGGTCCAATACACGGCCATTCGCACCCTGAGGGATTCGCTCTCCGGACCCTGTCAGAGCGGCTTCCAGTGTCAGAACAGACATCACAGAG aaTCCAATTGGAAAACCTTGTGTGATGAGAGCTGGATATCCATGGAATCCCCCCGGAAGCATATCCTGCTCTTTGCCACCACCCGGAGTGGTTCATCTTTCACCGGTCAGCTGCTCAACCAGCACCCTGAAATCTTTTACATGTTTGAACCCCTCTACCACGTCCAGCAGGCCTTCACAAACTCCAGTGGCAGGATCCGTCGTACTTTGGACCGCCGGGCCCTGCTAGGAGCATACAGAGACCTCCTGCTCAACTTGTACAACTGTGAGCTTCACTTTATGGAGAGTTACATTCGCCCCGAGCCCCAAGACCATGTCACTAATTCCTTCTTTCGTAGAAGTTCAAGCCATGCCCTTTGTTCTCCTCCAGTGTGTCTGGAAGGAGGGTATGGAGCAACACCTGATCTACCTGAAGAAAGTTGGTGCAACAAGAATTGCGGCATGTTGAACCTTACCTTAGCGTCAAAGTCGTGTCTATCAAAAGGCCAGGTAGCCATTAAGACTGTTCGGATCCCTGAGGTGGGGGACCTGAGAACTTTGGTCGAAGATCCACGTCTGGACCTAAAGATCATCCACCTGGTGAGGGACCCTAGAGCCATTCTCGCCTCACGCATGACAGCGTTTTCAGATCAGTTCCGTGCTTGGAAAATATGGAATGCGACAGGGCGCCAACCGCGATACGTGGACCTATCGCAGATAACGAGTACCTGCAAGGACATGGTGGCGTCAGCAGAAGAAGGCCTGCAGAGACCAACTTGGCTGCAGGGCCGCTACCTCTTAGTAAGGTATGAAGACCTTGCAATAAACCCAAAGCACAAGGCCAATGAGCTCTACCAGTTTATTGGCCTAGAGATGGAGGATAGAGTGCAGACATGGATTGAAAGGAACACCAACAGCAATTTGTCGGCTCCATTCGAATGGAATTACAAGTACTCCACCACCAGAGACTCTAGAACGACGGCTGAGAGTTGGAGGCTTCGTCTGGGATATGATATTGCCAGAACTGTGCAGAATCTGTGTAACAAAACTTTGGCCCTCCTGGGATACAAACGTGTTCATTCTGCAGCCCAATTAAGAAACTTGTCCTATAGTTTAGTTGAACACATTACATTTTAA